From Coffea arabica cultivar ET-39 chromosome 2e, Coffea Arabica ET-39 HiFi, whole genome shotgun sequence, the proteins below share one genomic window:
- the LOC113732894 gene encoding dormancy-associated protein homolog 3-like isoform X1, translating into MSLLEKLWDDTVAGPRPDSGLGKLRKHPTFNFRPNAGKESVVGSPRSYGNGAGGAAADDAVRVTRSIMIVRPPPVDVKDSPPASPAGSTPGSTTPGSTPPVSPFAAWCNVSVPLFILFDAVPQLIDYYSIFSFNLAASIPAFTVYLDDEEY; encoded by the exons ATGAGTTTACTGGAGAAGCTCTGGGATGATACAGTTGCCGGCCCCCGGCCCGATAGCGGCCTCGGGAAACTCAGAAAACATCCGACCTTTAACTTCCGACCGAACGCCGGGAAGG AATCCGTAGTTGGAAGCCCGAGATCATACGGGAACGGAGCAGGAGGAGCGGCGGCGGATGATGCAGTGAGGGTGACAAGAAGTATCATGATAGTAAGGCCACCTCCAGTTGACGTTAAAGACTCGCCGCCGGCATCGCCAGCAGGGTCAACACCTGGCTCTACAACACCTGGCTCTACACCTCCGGTATCTCCCTTCGCCG CTTGGTGCAATGTCTCTGTCCCCCTCTTTATACTCTTTGATGCTGTACCCCAGCTTATTGACTACTACAGTATTTTCTCGTTCAATCTTGCTGCAAGCATTCCTGCATTTACTGTatacttggatgatgaagaatATTGa
- the LOC113732894 gene encoding dormancy-associated protein homolog 3-like isoform X3, which produces MSLLEKLWDDTVAGPRPDSGLGKLRKHPTFNFRPNAGKESVVGSPRSYGNGAGGAAADDAVRVTRSIMIVRPPPVDVKDSPPASPAGSTPGSTTPGSTPPVSPFAGAGGREAYRFRRKSASFAYEKSSSVGPRNPPPPYDL; this is translated from the exons ATGAGTTTACTGGAGAAGCTCTGGGATGATACAGTTGCCGGCCCCCGGCCCGATAGCGGCCTCGGGAAACTCAGAAAACATCCGACCTTTAACTTCCGACCGAACGCCGGGAAGG AATCCGTAGTTGGAAGCCCGAGATCATACGGGAACGGAGCAGGAGGAGCGGCGGCGGATGATGCAGTGAGGGTGACAAGAAGTATCATGATAGTAAGGCCACCTCCAGTTGACGTTAAAGACTCGCCGCCGGCATCGCCAGCAGGGTCAACACCTGGCTCTACAACACCTGGCTCTACACCTCCGGTATCTCCCTTCGCCG GTGCTGGAGGAAGAGAGGCGTATCGGTTTCGCAGGAAGTCTGCATCATTCGCATACGAGAAATCCAGCAGTGTTGGACCCAGGAACCCTCCTCCTCCTTATGACCTGTGA
- the LOC113732894 gene encoding dormancy-associated protein homolog 3-like isoform X2, with the protein MSLLEKLWDDTVAGPRPDSGLGKLRKHPTFNFRPNAGKESVVGSPRSYGNGAGGAAADDAVRVTRSIMIVRPPPVDVKDSPPASPAGSTPGSTTPGSTPPVSPFAGKVLEEERRIGFAGSLHHSHTRNPAVLDPGTLLLLMTCEI; encoded by the exons ATGAGTTTACTGGAGAAGCTCTGGGATGATACAGTTGCCGGCCCCCGGCCCGATAGCGGCCTCGGGAAACTCAGAAAACATCCGACCTTTAACTTCCGACCGAACGCCGGGAAGG AATCCGTAGTTGGAAGCCCGAGATCATACGGGAACGGAGCAGGAGGAGCGGCGGCGGATGATGCAGTGAGGGTGACAAGAAGTATCATGATAGTAAGGCCACCTCCAGTTGACGTTAAAGACTCGCCGCCGGCATCGCCAGCAGGGTCAACACCTGGCTCTACAACACCTGGCTCTACACCTCCGGTATCTCCCTTCGCCGGTAAG GTGCTGGAGGAAGAGAGGCGTATCGGTTTCGCAGGAAGTCTGCATCATTCGCATACGAGAAATCCAGCAGTGTTGGACCCAGGAACCCTCCTCCTCCTTATGACCTGTGAGATATGA